In Pirellulales bacterium, the following proteins share a genomic window:
- a CDS encoding sigma-70 family RNA polymerase sigma factor yields the protein MPTSDWLGAMYQRFRRELFVTAWTILRRADLAEDAVHSAFARLVKLESPPIDPKPYVFRSVRNAAIDLAKSRSRRREEPLLPAWDQTELELASPDYDMSRSLADVLERLDDPSREVIELHLQAALTFQEIAQMLSEPLPTVASRYRRALDKLRAEMKVRHE from the coding sequence ATGCCCACATCAGATTGGCTTGGCGCGATGTACCAGCGGTTTCGTCGGGAATTGTTCGTCACTGCCTGGACGATTCTGCGTCGCGCGGATTTGGCGGAGGATGCGGTTCACTCGGCATTTGCGAGATTGGTGAAACTTGAGTCGCCGCCGATCGATCCAAAACCCTACGTTTTCCGCTCCGTCCGCAACGCGGCAATTGATCTGGCCAAGTCGCGGTCGCGTCGACGCGAGGAGCCGCTGTTGCCCGCTTGGGATCAGACGGAGTTGGAATTGGCATCGCCCGATTACGACATGTCGCGATCGCTTGCCGATGTGCTGGAGCGACTCGACGACCCTAGCCGTGAAGTGATCGAGTTGCACTTGCAGGCCGCGCTCACGTTTCAAGAGATCGCGCAGATGCTGAGTGAACCGCTCCCCACCGTTGCCTCGCGGTATCGCCGCGCCTTGGACAAACTGCGTGCAGAAATGAAGGTTCGCCATGAATGA
- a CDS encoding SgcJ/EcaC family oxidoreductase, whose product MFRFRLVLTTAFLIAIAAPCAVAVDAAASDKEELDAIRAAAKAYVKALEQGNPDSLTSAWTSDGDYVDAAGRSFKARDLIATEFHKGTGGHRRDLQATIDRVRLITPEVAVEDGHIQRAAAPGEPPLRSRYTAVWVKRDSRWLLDSLREAALSQPTVNPRLAELKWLLGDFAGSSLDGMQMIVSGSMSSDGNFLLREFFVTLPDGARRRASQRIGWDPLAGGFKSWTFHSDGGYGEGVWKRQGDVWLVNNNGVSPEGKRSSKTTIYSKINDESMIVASVGAMVEDQAEPDVKLKLVRQSPKE is encoded by the coding sequence ATGTTCCGTTTCCGCTTGGTCTTGACCACGGCCTTCTTGATTGCCATAGCCGCCCCATGCGCAGTGGCGGTTGATGCTGCAGCGAGCGACAAGGAAGAATTGGACGCGATCCGGGCCGCCGCCAAGGCATACGTGAAGGCCCTTGAGCAGGGTAATCCGGACTCACTGACCTCCGCCTGGACGTCCGACGGCGATTATGTTGACGCCGCGGGCCGCTCGTTCAAAGCCCGCGACCTGATCGCCACTGAATTCCATAAGGGGACCGGCGGACATCGGCGCGATCTGCAAGCGACGATCGATCGCGTTCGTTTGATAACTCCCGAGGTGGCCGTCGAGGATGGTCATATCCAGCGCGCCGCCGCGCCCGGAGAGCCACCGTTGCGCAGCCGGTACACAGCCGTTTGGGTGAAGCGCGATTCTCGCTGGCTGCTGGATAGCCTGCGCGAAGCGGCGTTGTCGCAACCGACCGTCAATCCACGACTGGCAGAGTTGAAGTGGCTGCTCGGCGATTTTGCCGGCAGTTCGCTCGACGGAATGCAGATGATCGTGTCCGGCTCGATGAGCAGCGACGGAAACTTTTTGCTCCGCGAGTTCTTCGTGACCTTGCCCGACGGCGCCCGACGCCGGGCCAGCCAAAGGATCGGATGGGATCCGCTGGCCGGCGGCTTCAAGTCGTGGACCTTTCACTCCGACGGCGGCTACGGTGAAGGCGTTTGGAAGCGGCAAGGCGATGTTTGGCTCGTCAACAATAACGGCGTGTCGCCCGAGGGCAAACGCTCCTCCAAGACGACGATCTATTCGAAGATCAACGATGAGAGCATGATCGTCGCGTCGGTCGGCGCGATGGTCGAAGACCAGGCGGAGCCGGATGTGAAGCTGAAACTGGTCCGTCAATCGCCGAAAGAGTGA
- the dprA gene encoding DNA-processing protein DprA codes for MSILGGQRKRLAAQNTMHDPPATETDVDLHSSVRLALVSGIGPRQWQVLIERFGTPQAVLAAPASHLRDVPGIGPKLSQKIAAANDEIDAEAEIALCRECRIEILTRNHSAYPRSLAEIADPPALLFMQGALEPADGLAIAIVGARHATHYGLTQAERLAGSLARAGLTVISGLARGIDAAAHRGALAAGGRTLAVLGSGVLNIYPPENRELAFDVRQRGALLSEAPPRGEPLSGAFPQRNRIISGMSMGVVVVEASSRSGALITARHASEQGRDVFAVPGRVDSRMSQGCHRLIRDGAKLVETADDILEELGPLVAATSSRDGHVVHHPAELLLNEPEQRILAAVDTAPTSIDQIISTSRLPAAQVLSTISVLEMRRLLRRVSGNLVVRP; via the coding sequence GTGTCAATTCTCGGCGGCCAACGGAAGAGATTGGCGGCTCAAAACACGATGCACGACCCACCCGCCACCGAAACGGACGTTGATTTGCACTCGTCCGTGCGGCTGGCGCTCGTTTCAGGGATCGGCCCGCGACAGTGGCAAGTGCTCATCGAACGCTTCGGCACTCCGCAGGCCGTCTTGGCCGCCCCGGCCAGCCATTTGCGCGACGTGCCCGGCATCGGGCCAAAGCTGAGCCAAAAGATCGCCGCTGCGAACGACGAAATCGACGCCGAGGCGGAAATCGCGCTCTGCCGCGAATGCCGTATCGAGATCCTCACTCGCAATCACTCCGCCTATCCGCGCTCGCTCGCGGAGATCGCCGATCCGCCGGCGCTGTTGTTCATGCAAGGCGCTCTCGAACCGGCCGACGGACTGGCGATTGCCATCGTCGGCGCGCGCCATGCGACTCATTACGGCCTGACTCAAGCGGAGCGGCTCGCCGGGAGCCTCGCCCGGGCCGGACTCACGGTGATAAGCGGATTGGCCCGCGGCATCGACGCGGCCGCGCATCGCGGGGCGCTCGCCGCCGGCGGGAGAACGCTGGCGGTGCTGGGGAGCGGAGTGCTGAACATCTACCCGCCGGAAAACCGCGAGCTGGCCTTCGACGTTCGCCAGCGCGGCGCGCTATTGAGCGAGGCTCCGCCACGCGGCGAGCCGCTGAGCGGCGCCTTCCCCCAGCGGAATCGGATCATCAGCGGGATGTCGATGGGGGTTGTGGTGGTCGAGGCCTCGTCGCGCTCCGGCGCGCTGATTACCGCCCGCCACGCGAGCGAGCAGGGCCGCGACGTGTTCGCCGTGCCCGGGCGCGTCGACAGCCGCATGTCGCAAGGCTGCCATCGCCTGATTCGCGACGGCGCGAAGCTCGTGGAAACCGCCGACGACATCCTCGAAGAACTCGGCCCGCTAGTCGCGGCCACCTCATCTCGCGATGGCCACGTAGTCCATCATCCGGCCGAACTCCTGCTCAACGAACCGGAGCAGCGGATCCTCGCCGCCGTCGATACCGCCCCGACTTCGATCGATCAGATTATCTCCACTAGCCGGCTCCCCGCCGCTCAAGTGCTCTCGACGATCAGCGTCCTCGAAATGCGCCGCCTGTTGCGGCGAGTCAGCGGCAATCTGGTCGTGCGGCCGTGA
- a CDS encoding DMT family transporter has translation MTHRAAILLLLATAILWSLGGVLIKSVEWPSMAKAGARSGIACVVLWCWLRKPEFTWRPTQVGAALAYAATVSLFVIANDRTTAANAIFLQYTAPIYVALLGPWWLGERTRRIDWVCVVVAMAGIALFFRDQFSPRGLSGILAALGSGISFGMMVILLRKERDGSPASALLLGNLVTAAIGLPFAIGHPLSTPEAGALVVLGVVQLGIPYILYSLAIRRVTALEAILIPMLEPILNPIWVALARGELPGPWSLVGGALVLAAVLVRGFASRSSIESREFPRGEHDAVSSPRD, from the coding sequence ATGACTCATCGCGCTGCCATTCTCCTGTTGCTGGCGACGGCCATTCTGTGGAGTCTCGGCGGGGTGCTGATCAAGAGCGTCGAATGGCCTTCGATGGCCAAGGCCGGGGCGCGGAGCGGAATTGCTTGCGTGGTGCTCTGGTGCTGGCTGCGCAAGCCGGAGTTTACATGGCGGCCGACGCAGGTCGGCGCGGCGCTGGCCTATGCCGCCACCGTTTCGCTCTTCGTGATCGCCAATGACCGCACCACGGCAGCCAACGCGATTTTCCTTCAATACACGGCCCCGATTTATGTCGCCCTGCTCGGGCCTTGGTGGCTCGGCGAGCGCACAAGGCGAATTGACTGGGTCTGCGTCGTCGTCGCAATGGCGGGGATCGCGCTGTTCTTCCGCGATCAATTCAGTCCGCGAGGGCTCTCGGGCATCCTCGCCGCGCTTGGCAGCGGAATCAGCTTCGGCATGATGGTCATTTTGCTGCGCAAGGAGCGCGACGGCTCACCGGCCAGCGCATTGCTGCTCGGTAATCTCGTGACCGCCGCGATCGGACTCCCTTTCGCCATCGGCCATCCGCTCTCCACGCCCGAGGCCGGTGCGCTCGTCGTGCTCGGCGTCGTGCAACTTGGAATTCCCTATATCCTGTATAGCCTTGCCATCCGGCGAGTAACCGCGCTCGAGGCGATCCTCATCCCGATGCTGGAGCCGATCTTGAATCCGATTTGGGTCGCCCTGGCGCGCGGCGAACTTCCCGGGCCGTGGAGCCTCGTCGGCGGCGCGCTAGTATTGGCCGCCGTACTCGTGCGCGGGTTCGCATCCAGAAGCAGTATCGAATCTCGAGAATTCCCGCGCGGCGAGCACGATGCAGTGTCGAGCCCGCGAGACTGA
- a CDS encoding alpha/beta hydrolase-fold protein: MNALVKTISQLLATCVLINVAQAADLTGDWKSEFDTQIGPQKYTFTLKQDGDKVAGKAVAEVAGQKRDVELKDVKLAGDTLTFFETFKFQENEIRIDYTGKIVGDEIKLTRKVGDFATEEIVAKRGKDAPVAAKSPAPGEGRGRRGGGPIVIGPDDKAAFPAAPVGFDKSRENIGHGKVETVEYDSKTVGNKRKMLVYTPPGYATTTSYPVLYLLHGIGGDETEWHKKGAPDVILDNLYADQKLVPMIVVMPNGRAQPNDRAEGDVFRQAPAFATFEQDLLKDLIPFIDSHYPTKPGRENRALAGLSMGGGQSLNFGLGNLDTFVWVGGFSSAPNTRPPADLVPDADAAKKLKLLWISCGDQDGLIGISQGVHKYLKENGVPHIWHVDSGAHTFPVWKNDLYLFSQLLFR, from the coding sequence ATGAATGCCCTCGTAAAGACGATCTCGCAATTATTGGCAACGTGCGTTCTCATCAACGTCGCCCAGGCTGCCGATTTGACCGGCGATTGGAAGTCCGAGTTCGACACGCAAATCGGTCCCCAAAAATACACCTTCACGCTCAAGCAGGACGGCGACAAGGTTGCCGGCAAGGCTGTGGCCGAGGTCGCCGGCCAGAAACGTGACGTCGAGTTGAAGGACGTGAAATTGGCGGGAGACACGCTCACGTTCTTCGAGACGTTCAAGTTCCAGGAAAATGAAATCCGGATCGACTATACGGGCAAAATTGTCGGCGACGAGATCAAACTCACGCGCAAGGTCGGCGACTTCGCCACGGAGGAAATCGTGGCGAAGCGCGGCAAAGATGCGCCGGTGGCAGCCAAATCTCCCGCTCCCGGTGAAGGCCGGGGCCGGCGCGGCGGCGGACCGATCGTCATCGGGCCCGATGACAAGGCGGCATTCCCGGCGGCGCCGGTCGGTTTCGACAAGTCGCGCGAGAATATCGGCCACGGCAAGGTCGAAACTGTCGAGTACGATTCCAAGACGGTCGGCAACAAGCGAAAGATGCTGGTCTACACCCCACCCGGATACGCGACCACGACCAGCTATCCGGTACTTTATTTATTGCACGGCATCGGCGGCGATGAAACGGAATGGCACAAGAAGGGGGCACCTGACGTCATTCTCGACAACCTCTACGCCGACCAGAAGCTCGTGCCGATGATCGTGGTCATGCCGAACGGCCGCGCCCAGCCGAACGACCGGGCCGAAGGCGACGTCTTCCGCCAGGCGCCGGCCTTCGCGACATTCGAGCAAGATTTACTCAAGGACCTCATCCCCTTCATCGACTCGCATTATCCTACGAAACCCGGCCGCGAGAATCGCGCGCTCGCCGGCCTGTCGATGGGGGGCGGCCAGTCATTGAACTTCGGCCTGGGCAACCTCGACACATTTGTCTGGGTCGGCGGTTTTTCCTCGGCGCCGAATACCAGGCCGCCCGCGGACCTTGTGCCCGACGCAGATGCCGCGAAGAAGCTCAAACTGCTCTGGATCTCGTGCGGCGATCAGGACGGACTCATCGGCATCAGCCAAGGTGTTCACAAATATCTCAAAGAAAACGGCGTGCCGCACATCTGGCATGTCGATTCCGGCGCACATACCTTTCCGGTCTGGAAGAACGACCTGTACCTTTTCTCCCAACTGCTGTTTCGTTGA
- a CDS encoding TonB-dependent receptor, giving the protein MSNEHPTTDRKALEVNLDQRRYGTFAEIGAGQEVVRWFFRVGGAAGTIAKSMSAYDMTVSDAIYGPCDRYVCRQRLESMLDHEQELNLSRLRESRGDTTAFFVFADTVSARNFKGTNECHGWMGVRFQAHPRDQDSQIILHVRMLDVENALQQEALGIVGVNLLYGAFNLNHEPDRLVESLLDNLNTRRIEIDMIEFSGIAFRQVDNRVMSLRLVQLGLSNAAIFSAGGEVLQPSEVLYKKPILVERGSFRPVTHVNVDMLRAAHEKFVREPEVADEPVVQLMEITMHNLQAAGGQANGEIDLRDFLARADVLAACGKTVLISDYFEYYRLAAYLARYTKKKIGITMGAASLCELFDEKYYAQLDGGILESFGRLFKNDLKLYIYPLLDRQTGALTTVENLSVAPQLRKLYEHLVETGCIEQLDNYNPEYLSIFSRDVIQQIKAGDPVWCDHVPPEVAEVIRRRGFFGHRRAIPAKENPAQPIGAGGLSGGQFVACPAVMV; this is encoded by the coding sequence ATGTCGAATGAGCATCCGACAACCGATCGCAAAGCCCTGGAAGTCAATCTCGACCAGCGCCGCTATGGCACGTTCGCCGAGATCGGCGCGGGGCAGGAAGTGGTGCGGTGGTTCTTCCGCGTCGGAGGCGCCGCGGGCACGATCGCCAAGAGCATGTCGGCTTACGACATGACCGTGAGCGACGCCATCTACGGCCCGTGCGACCGGTACGTCTGCCGGCAACGACTCGAATCGATGCTCGACCATGAGCAGGAGCTGAACCTCAGCCGGTTGCGCGAGAGCCGCGGGGATACGACCGCCTTCTTCGTGTTTGCCGACACGGTTTCGGCCCGCAACTTCAAGGGGACGAACGAATGTCACGGCTGGATGGGAGTGCGATTCCAGGCCCATCCCCGCGACCAAGACAGCCAGATCATTCTCCACGTGCGGATGCTCGACGTGGAAAACGCCCTGCAGCAGGAGGCTCTGGGCATTGTCGGAGTCAACTTGCTCTACGGGGCCTTCAATCTCAACCACGAGCCCGACCGGCTCGTCGAGTCGCTCCTCGATAACCTCAACACGCGACGCATCGAAATCGACATGATCGAGTTCTCGGGCATCGCCTTTCGGCAGGTCGATAACCGAGTGATGAGCCTGCGACTCGTGCAATTGGGGCTGAGCAACGCGGCCATATTCTCGGCCGGCGGCGAAGTGCTGCAACCCTCCGAGGTGCTGTATAAGAAACCGATCCTGGTCGAGCGCGGAAGTTTTCGGCCCGTGACGCACGTGAACGTCGACATGCTCCGCGCGGCGCACGAAAAGTTTGTGCGCGAGCCCGAGGTTGCGGACGAGCCGGTCGTGCAGTTGATGGAAATCACGATGCACAACCTGCAGGCCGCCGGCGGACAGGCCAACGGCGAGATCGATCTGCGCGACTTTCTGGCTCGGGCCGACGTGCTGGCCGCCTGCGGCAAGACGGTGCTGATCTCCGATTACTTCGAGTACTACCGATTGGCCGCCTACCTGGCCCGGTACACGAAGAAGAAAATCGGCATCACGATGGGGGCCGCCAGCCTGTGCGAATTGTTCGACGAGAAATACTACGCACAGCTCGATGGCGGCATCCTGGAATCGTTCGGCCGGCTGTTCAAAAACGATTTGAAGCTGTACATCTACCCGCTGTTGGACCGGCAGACGGGCGCGCTCACCACGGTCGAGAACCTGTCGGTGGCCCCGCAATTGCGGAAGCTGTACGAGCACCTGGTCGAGACGGGCTGCATCGAGCAATTGGACAACTACAACCCCGAGTATCTGTCGATCTTCTCGCGCGACGTGATCCAGCAAATCAAGGCGGGCGATCCCGTGTGGTGCGACCACGTGCCCCCCGAAGTTGCCGAAGTGATCCGCCGCCGCGGCTTCTTCGGCCACCGGCGGGCGATCCCGGCGAAAGAGAATCCGGCCCAACCGATCGGCGCCGGCGGCCTGAGCGGCGGCCAGTTCGTCGCGTGCCCGGCGGTGATGGTATAG
- a CDS encoding YceI family protein, giving the protein MFSAFKRIGLAAFLVVFSSAARAADTFTVDPVHSSISFMISHEGISYIHGRFNQFSGKFTIDRVDPAKSSFALSIKVESVDTNNQKRDEHLRAPDYFNAKQFPDMTFQSTRVKPIDAGYEVTGDLTLHGVTKEVTLDLKGGDKLVEFPKGTHRIGVTTTTTIKRSDFDVKAGLPSVGDEVHITMGIEAAKD; this is encoded by the coding sequence ATGTTTTCGGCATTCAAGCGGATCGGTTTAGCGGCATTCCTGGTGGTATTCAGCTCGGCGGCCCGCGCGGCCGACACGTTCACGGTCGATCCCGTGCATTCCTCCATCTCGTTCATGATCTCGCACGAGGGGATCAGCTACATTCACGGACGATTCAATCAATTCTCGGGCAAATTCACGATCGATCGCGTCGACCCAGCCAAGTCGTCGTTTGCGCTGTCGATCAAAGTGGAGAGCGTGGACACGAACAACCAGAAACGGGACGAGCATTTGCGTGCTCCCGATTATTTCAACGCCAAGCAATTCCCGGACATGACCTTTCAAAGCACGCGGGTCAAGCCGATCGACGCCGGCTATGAAGTGACCGGCGACCTCACGCTTCACGGCGTTACGAAGGAAGTGACGTTGGACCTCAAGGGAGGCGACAAGCTCGTGGAATTTCCCAAGGGAACTCACCGGATCGGAGTTACGACGACAACGACCATCAAGCGCAGCGACTTCGACGTCAAGGCCGGATTGCCATCCGTCGGCGACGAAGTTCATATCACCATGGGCATCGAAGCCGCCAAGGATTGA
- a CDS encoding M48 family metallopeptidase yields the protein MQSESKHELIDDARADSGAEMTLEQLAEARHYGRLELICELADKAIDLAYLAVMAFAFARALDGWLAQLIARAGLRLAAMFVVVTGLHLALSFPLSLYSGFVLEHRFGLSRQTLGRWLWHYAKRNLLVLVFGLAMFEGLYALIWWTGPNWWWIAAGAFFAVSVLLGQLVPVLILPLFYKIERIGTAPQNGSAASPEQDAKAAELARRMIRLADGTGLSIEGVYRMDLSSETAKANAMLAGLGRTRRVIMGDTLLDGFTPDEIEVVFAHEIGHHVHRHIWKLIAVGVLLSAIGFWTCDRLLSAWAGIGPGGIAYRQLPAASLPLLMLWLTFFSLLLEPLQNAISRRFERQCDRYALSRTGLRAAYISAFKKLAKLNKDDPNPNPIAVFLFHSHPPIAERLALADEQV from the coding sequence ATGCAATCGGAATCAAAACACGAACTGATCGACGACGCCCGCGCGGACTCTGGCGCCGAGATGACGCTCGAGCAATTGGCCGAGGCGCGGCACTATGGCCGGCTGGAGTTGATCTGCGAATTGGCGGATAAAGCAATCGACTTGGCCTATCTGGCGGTGATGGCGTTCGCATTCGCGCGAGCGCTGGATGGCTGGCTCGCGCAGTTGATCGCGCGGGCTGGGCTGCGGCTGGCGGCGATGTTCGTCGTGGTGACGGGGCTGCATCTTGCATTGTCATTCCCGCTCTCGCTCTACTCGGGCTTCGTGCTCGAGCATCGCTTCGGCTTGAGCCGGCAGACGCTCGGGCGCTGGCTTTGGCACTACGCGAAGCGCAACTTGCTCGTGCTCGTCTTTGGGCTGGCGATGTTCGAAGGGCTTTACGCGCTCATCTGGTGGACCGGGCCGAACTGGTGGTGGATTGCGGCCGGGGCGTTTTTCGCCGTGAGCGTCTTGCTCGGGCAACTCGTACCGGTGCTGATTCTGCCGCTGTTCTACAAGATCGAGCGGATTGGGACCGCGCCGCAAAACGGTTCGGCTGCCAGTCCGGAGCAAGACGCCAAGGCCGCGGAACTCGCGCGGCGGATGATTCGACTGGCCGACGGTACCGGCCTGTCGATCGAAGGCGTATACCGGATGGACTTGAGCAGCGAGACGGCTAAGGCCAACGCGATGCTAGCCGGCCTGGGCCGCACGCGGCGGGTGATCATGGGCGACACGCTCCTCGACGGCTTCACACCCGACGAAATCGAGGTCGTGTTCGCCCACGAGATCGGCCATCACGTGCATCGACACATCTGGAAACTGATCGCAGTCGGAGTGCTGCTGAGCGCCATCGGCTTCTGGACCTGCGATCGCCTCTTATCGGCGTGGGCGGGCATCGGCCCCGGCGGAATTGCGTATCGCCAGTTGCCCGCCGCAAGCCTGCCGCTCTTGATGCTGTGGCTGACGTTTTTCTCGCTGCTCCTCGAGCCGCTGCAAAACGCGATCAGCCGCCGCTTTGAGCGGCAATGCGATCGTTACGCGCTTTCGCGCACCGGCCTGCGCGCGGCCTACATCTCCGCCTTCAAAAAGTTGGCCAAGTTGAATAAAGACGACCCGAACCCCAACCCAATCGCCGTATTCCTGTTCCACAGCCACCCGCCGATAGCCGAACGGTTGGCGTTGGCGGATGAGCAGGTGTGA